A single genomic interval of Buchnera aphidicola str. Bp (Baizongia pistaciae) harbors:
- the rplK gene encoding 50S ribosomal protein L11, translating to MAKTIQAYIKLQVSAGTANPSPPIGPALGQKGINIMEFCKAFNTRTNNLEKGLPIPTIITVYSDKSFSFITKTPPASVLLKKAAGITKGSSKPNQNKVGTITMQQILDIAQIKKIDMTGSNIDNISKSIIGTANSIGLIIAEGTNK from the coding sequence ATGGCAAAAACAATACAAGCATACATAAAATTACAAGTATCAGCTGGGACAGCTAACCCTAGCCCACCAATAGGTCCAGCATTAGGTCAAAAAGGTATTAATATTATGGAGTTTTGTAAAGCATTTAATACTCGAACAAATAATTTAGAAAAAGGTTTACCTATTCCTACTATTATAACTGTTTATTCAGATAAATCATTTTCTTTTATTACTAAAACACCTCCAGCTTCGGTACTACTAAAAAAAGCTGCCGGAATTACAAAAGGATCTTCAAAACCAAATCAAAACAAAGTTGGGACAATTACAATGCAACAAATATTAGATATTGCACAAATAAAAAAAATAGATATGACCGGGTCAAATATAGATAATATTTCAAAATCTATTATAGGAACTGCAAATTCTATAGGTTTAATTATAGCAGAAGGGACTAATAAATGA
- the secE gene encoding preprotein translocase subunit SecE, protein MIKATKLKKKYDKLKIAKWSFLGILIILFILSNHYYIKHSNIFQNILLTSLTILSTGLIFLTKSGKKFLIFTKSAIHETKLITWPNFKDTLHVTFTVIIVTILLALILWGLDNILIWFISLITSLRL, encoded by the coding sequence ATGATTAAAGCTACTAAATTAAAAAAAAAATACGATAAACTAAAAATAGCAAAATGGTCATTTTTAGGTATACTAATAATATTATTCATACTAAGTAATCACTATTATATAAAACATTCTAATATATTTCAAAATATACTACTAACAAGCCTAACAATACTAAGCACAGGATTAATATTTCTAACAAAATCAGGAAAAAAATTTTTAATTTTTACTAAAAGCGCAATACATGAAACAAAACTGATTACGTGGCCAAATTTCAAAGATACATTACACGTTACATTTACTGTAATAATAGTTACTATTTTACTTGCATTAATTCTATGGGGGCTAGACAATATTTTAATCTGGTTCATATCATTAATCACCAGCCTAAGGTTATAA
- the murB gene encoding UDP-N-acetylmuramate dehydrogenase: MKTYYTSLKKFHTFKINVFAKKIIIVKTIKTLIKTWKKCNQENLPFLLLGKGSNVLFTKNYNGFVVVNRISGITIHEQKDYWLLHVKGGTKWNNLVKYTIQKKIYGLENLALIPGTVGAAPIQNIGAYGVEFKDVCQYVDVLYLNNSKIVRINSNNCLFGYRDSIFKKKHNPNSIILSVGIKLPKTWKPKISHLELQKLSFKNITSHQIFHYICKLRKKKLPNPKKIGNAGSFFKNPIIKKNKAHKIICEYKDLPFYPEPHGMIKLSAGWLIEKCKLKNFSVGNAKIYHKQALILINKNNLATSKNIIKLAKIIISKVKKKFDITLELEVQIIN, encoded by the coding sequence ATGAAAACTTACTATACATCTTTAAAAAAATTTCATACATTTAAAATAAACGTGTTTGCAAAAAAAATAATTATTGTTAAAACTATAAAAACGCTGATTAAAACATGGAAAAAATGCAACCAAGAAAATTTGCCTTTTTTATTATTAGGAAAAGGAAGTAACGTTTTATTCACTAAAAACTATAACGGTTTTGTAGTTGTTAATAGAATCTCTGGAATTACTATTCATGAACAAAAAGACTATTGGTTATTACATGTAAAAGGAGGAACAAAATGGAATAATTTAGTAAAATATACTATTCAAAAAAAAATTTACGGATTAGAAAACTTAGCTTTAATTCCTGGAACTGTAGGAGCAGCCCCTATACAGAATATAGGTGCATATGGAGTAGAATTCAAAGATGTATGTCAATACGTAGACGTTTTATACTTAAACAATTCTAAAATTGTTCGAATTAATTCAAATAATTGTTTATTTGGTTATAGAGACAGTATTTTTAAGAAAAAACATAATCCTAATTCAATAATTTTGTCAGTAGGAATAAAATTACCTAAAACTTGGAAACCAAAAATTTCACATTTAGAATTACAAAAATTATCTTTTAAAAACATTACGTCACATCAAATATTCCACTATATTTGCAAACTCCGAAAAAAAAAATTACCCAATCCAAAAAAAATAGGAAATGCAGGAAGTTTCTTTAAAAACCCTATAATTAAAAAAAATAAAGCTCATAAAATAATTTGCGAATACAAAGATTTGCCTTTTTATCCAGAGCCACATGGAATGATAAAACTTTCTGCTGGATGGTTAATCGAAAAATGCAAGTTAAAAAATTTTTCAGTTGGAAATGCTAAAATATATCACAAACAAGCATTAATATTAATAAACAAAAATAATTTAGCTACATCTAAAAATATAATAAAACTAGCTAAAATTATTATTTCCAAAGTTAAAAAAAAATTTGACATCACTTTAGAACTCGAAGTTCAAATTATTAATTAA
- the rplL gene encoding 50S ribosomal protein L7/L12: protein MSITKEQILDAISEMSVMNIVELISDMEKKFGVSSIIPSSSTSTQNIETAEAKTEFDVLLKSIGGNKVSVIKAVRSATGLGLKEAKDLVESAPTIIKERITQDAAESLKKILNETGAEVEIK from the coding sequence ATGTCTATAACTAAAGAACAAATTTTAGACGCTATATCAGAAATGTCCGTTATGAATATAGTTGAATTAATTTCTGATATGGAAAAAAAATTTGGTGTATCTTCTATCATTCCTTCCAGTTCAACATCAACTCAAAATATTGAAACTGCTGAAGCAAAAACAGAATTTGATGTCTTATTAAAATCTATTGGTGGAAATAAAGTATCAGTAATCAAAGCTGTACGAAGTGCAACAGGCTTAGGATTAAAAGAAGCAAAAGATCTAGTCGAATCTGCTCCTACTATAATAAAAGAACGAATTACTCAAGACGCAGCTGAATCTTTAAAAAAAATATTAAACGAAACTGGCGCAGAAGTAGAAATTAAATAA
- the nusG gene encoding transcription termination/antitermination protein NusG, giving the protein MYKSYKKRWYVLQAFSGFEGRIAQSIREHVKLKKMEKLFGEVMVPSEEVIEIKAGQRKKSEYKFFPGYVLIQMIMNESSWHLVRSIPRVLGFIGGTPDRPLPITDQEVNTIINKLKQVGDKPRPKTLFEPGETVRVNDGPFSDFNGIVEEVDYEKNRLKVSVSIFGRSTPVELDFSQVKKN; this is encoded by the coding sequence ATGTACAAAAGTTACAAAAAACGTTGGTATGTACTACAAGCTTTCTCAGGATTTGAAGGACGCATAGCACAATCAATACGCGAACATGTTAAACTAAAAAAAATGGAAAAATTATTTGGGGAAGTTATGGTTCCTTCTGAAGAAGTTATAGAAATTAAAGCAGGACAAAGAAAAAAAAGTGAATATAAATTTTTTCCAGGATATGTATTAATTCAAATGATTATGAACGAATCAAGTTGGCATTTGGTACGAAGCATACCCCGTGTTTTAGGATTTATAGGCGGAACTCCTGATCGACCTTTACCTATCACCGATCAAGAAGTTAACACTATTATTAATAAACTTAAACAAGTAGGAGATAAGCCAAGACCTAAAACACTATTTGAACCAGGAGAAACAGTCAGAGTAAACGATGGTCCATTTTCAGATTTTAATGGAATTGTAGAAGAAGTAGATTACGAAAAAAACAGATTAAAAGTGTCAGTTTCAATTTTTGGACGATCAACACCAGTAGAATTAGATTTTAGTCAAGTTAAAAAAAATTAA
- the metF gene encoding methylenetetrahydrofolate reductase has product MKLVYKNYHETLNQHLMNICEKVNISFEFFPPNNILSEKNLWQVIDKLKLLTPKFFSVTHGTNSKIRATCTSNIVKKIKKYTGIETVPHLTCINSTEEELKVIAKTYWDSGIRHILALRGDIFNTNCKPKIYAVDLIKLLKSIANFEISVAAYPEVHPEAVNAKYDIINLKRKVEAGATRAITQFFFNIDCFLRFRDLCVKNNITIDIVPGIFPISNFKQLLKFSSVSNVSIPKWLCCMFHGLDNDLNTSRIIGSSIAIDMVKVLYSEGIRSFHFYTLNKSEISFAICKILENKS; this is encoded by the coding sequence ATGAAATTAGTTTATAAAAATTATCATGAAACGTTAAATCAGCATTTAATGAATATTTGTGAAAAAGTAAATATTTCATTTGAATTTTTTCCTCCTAATAATATATTGTCAGAAAAAAATTTATGGCAAGTAATTGATAAATTAAAGTTATTAACACCTAAATTTTTTTCAGTAACTCATGGAACTAATTCTAAAATACGCGCTACTTGTACTTCTAATATTGTTAAAAAAATTAAGAAATATACAGGTATTGAAACAGTTCCGCATTTAACGTGCATAAATTCGACTGAAGAGGAATTGAAGGTTATTGCTAAAACATATTGGGATAGTGGAATTCGTCATATTTTAGCGTTAAGAGGTGATATATTTAATACTAATTGTAAACCTAAAATATATGCAGTTGATTTAATTAAATTATTAAAATCAATAGCTAATTTTGAAATTTCTGTTGCTGCTTATCCAGAAGTGCATCCAGAAGCTGTTAATGCTAAATATGACATAATAAATTTAAAAAGAAAAGTAGAAGCTGGTGCTACTCGTGCAATTACTCAATTCTTTTTTAATATTGATTGTTTTTTGCGATTTAGAGATCTTTGTGTAAAAAATAATATTACTATAGATATAGTTCCCGGAATATTTCCAATTAGTAATTTTAAACAATTGCTTAAATTTTCAAGTGTGAGTAATGTTAGTATTCCTAAGTGGTTATGCTGCATGTTTCATGGATTAGATAATGATTTAAATACTAGCAGAATTATTGGCTCTAGTATAGCAATAGACATGGTTAAGGTTTTATATAGCGAAGGAATTCGAAGTTTTCACTTTTATACTTTAAATAAATCAGAAATATCTTTTGCTATTTGTAAAATTTTAGAGAATAAATCATAA
- a CDS encoding argininosuccinate synthase: MRNKNIKKVVLAYSGGLDTSAIIPWIKENYSSEVIAFVANVGQNQADLKDIEYKALKSGASQCIIKDLREEFIRDYVYPVLKSGALYEENYLLGTALARPIIAKSQVDLALKLKADGVCHGATGKGNDQVRFETAYVGLAPELKIIAPWREWSFKSRGELLSYLKEKNVKTTASIEKIYSKDENAWHVSTEGGVLEDLWNKPNQDCWTWTNDPKDAPNVPEIISIKIKNGSVIAVNNEFLSPFKCLEKLNLVGIKHGIGRIDVVENRLVGMKSRACYETPGGTILVNALRSLEQLVLDRDSYKWRQQIALEMSYVIYNGNWFSPFRKSLQAAATELATEIDGEVILELYKGTVTAIRKFSPNSLYSKEFATFDQDEVYRQSDADGFIKLYSLPSKIRAINKCMNKALMK, from the coding sequence ATGCGAAATAAAAACATCAAAAAAGTTGTACTAGCTTATTCCGGTGGATTAGATACATCAGCTATTATTCCTTGGATAAAAGAAAATTACTCTTCAGAAGTAATAGCGTTTGTAGCAAATGTAGGACAAAATCAAGCGGATTTAAAAGACATTGAATACAAAGCTCTAAAATCTGGAGCATCTCAATGTATTATTAAAGATTTAAGAGAAGAGTTTATACGAGATTATGTATATCCTGTTTTAAAATCTGGAGCATTGTATGAGGAAAATTATTTATTAGGTACTGCTTTAGCTCGTCCTATTATTGCTAAATCACAAGTAGATCTAGCTCTAAAATTAAAAGCTGATGGTGTTTGTCATGGCGCTACTGGAAAAGGTAATGATCAAGTTCGATTTGAAACTGCATATGTAGGATTAGCTCCAGAATTAAAAATTATTGCACCATGGCGAGAATGGAGTTTTAAATCTCGAGGAGAATTATTATCTTATCTAAAAGAAAAAAATGTTAAAACTACTGCTTCTATTGAAAAAATTTATAGCAAAGATGAAAATGCTTGGCATGTTTCTACTGAAGGAGGTGTTTTAGAAGATTTATGGAATAAACCGAATCAGGATTGTTGGACTTGGACTAATGATCCAAAAGATGCTCCTAATGTTCCAGAAATAATTTCTATTAAGATAAAAAACGGTAGCGTTATTGCTGTTAATAATGAATTTTTGAGTCCGTTTAAGTGTTTAGAAAAATTAAATTTAGTTGGAATTAAACACGGTATAGGACGTATTGATGTTGTTGAAAATCGTTTAGTAGGTATGAAGTCGCGAGCGTGTTATGAAACTCCAGGTGGAACTATTTTAGTAAATGCGTTACGTTCACTTGAACAGTTAGTATTAGATAGAGATAGTTATAAATGGAGGCAACAAATAGCTTTAGAAATGTCTTATGTTATTTATAATGGAAATTGGTTTAGTCCTTTTCGGAAATCATTGCAAGCTGCGGCTACAGAGTTAGCGACTGAAATAGATGGAGAAGTTATTTTAGAATTATATAAAGGTACAGTAACAGCTATTAGGAAGTTTTCTCCTAATTCTTTATATTCTAAGGAATTTGCAACATTTGATCAAGACGAGGTATATCGTCAATCTGATGCTGATGGATTTATTAAGTTATATTCTTTGCCTTCGAAGATAAGAGCTATAAATAAGTGTATGAATAAGGCGTTAATGAAGTAG
- the rpoB gene encoding DNA-directed RNA polymerase subunit beta: MVVYSSTEKKRIRKDFGKRPKVLDIPYLLSIQLNSFQKFIKHDPNGIHGLESAFRSIFPIRSYNGNSELQYINYKLGQPIFNVKECQTRGMTYSSPLRVKLRLVIYEKETLDITVKDIKEQEVYMGEIPLMTTNGTFIINGTERVVVSQLHRSPGVFFDSDKGKTHSSGKVLYNARIIPYRGSWLDFEFDPKDNLFFRIDRRRKLPISIILKALNYNTEQILDTFFKKNIFKFTENSILMKLVPHRLRGETASFDICIDNKTYIKKGQRITARHINILKEKKIHTIKVPTEYLIGKISAKNYFNKKTNEIIVSANTELNINIIKELKNNEYTNIETIFTNDLDHGPYISETLNIDPTHDKLSALVEIYRMMRPGEPPTREAAENLFENLFFSEERYDLSSVGRMKFNRSLQKQNITERGVLNQSDIISVIKKLIDIRNGHGEIDDIDHLGNRRVRSVGEMAENQFRIGLIRVERAVKDRLSLGDLDMLMPQDMINAKPISAAIKEFFGSSQLSQFMDQNNPLSEITHKRRISALGLGGLTRERAGFEVRDVHPTHYGRVCPIETPEGPNIGLINSLSVYAQTNSYGFLETPYRKIHNGKVTNEIKYLSAIEEGNFIIAQANTNLDETGAFVEDLITCRYKGESSLFNKNQINYMDVSTQQIVSVGASLIPFLEHDDANRALMGANMQRQAVPTLRSEKPLVGTGMERAVAVDSGVTIIAKRGGIVQYVDASRIIIKVKKNEINSEEAGIDIYNLKKYTRSNQNTCINQIPCISLGENVEKGNVLADGPSTDLGELALGQNMRVAFMPWNGYNFEDSILISEKVVQEDRFTTIHIQELACISRDTKLGSEEITSDIPNVGEAALSKLDESGIVYIGAEVNGGDILVGKVTPKGETQLTPEEKLLRAIFGEKASDVKDSSLRVPNGVLGTVIDVQIFTRDGVKKDKRALEIEEMQLKQAKKDLTEEQKVFELGLFTQIKSTLINSGMNIDQLNKIPKSELFKVKVTNNLYQKKIHKLFLKYEELKKCFNKKLETTRNKITQGDDLAPGVLKIVKVYLAVKRHIQPGDKMAGRHGNKGVISKINPIEDMPYDQNGLPVDVVLNPLGVPSRMNIGQILETHLGLASKGLGNIIDTMLKQQKSILNIRKFIQKAFNLGNNTRQKTNLNNFSDDEILSLAKNFKNGIPISTPVFDGAQESEIKALLKLADLPSSGQITLFDGRTGEKFERPVTVGYMYMLKLNHLVDDKMHARSTGSYSLVTQQPLGGKAQFGGQRFGEMEVWALEAYGAAYTLQEMLTVKSDDVNGRTKMYKNIVDGNYKMEPGMPESFNVLLKEIRSLAINIELENE; the protein is encoded by the coding sequence ATGGTTGTTTACTCTAGTACAGAAAAAAAACGAATACGCAAAGATTTCGGAAAACGTCCAAAAGTTTTGGATATACCTTACCTTCTTTCTATTCAACTAAATTCATTTCAGAAATTTATTAAACATGATCCAAATGGAATACATGGATTAGAATCAGCATTCCGCTCCATTTTTCCTATTCGGAGTTATAATGGCAATTCAGAACTACAATATATAAATTATAAATTAGGACAACCTATTTTTAATGTAAAAGAATGTCAAACACGTGGAATGACCTATTCATCTCCATTACGCGTAAAACTACGTTTAGTTATTTATGAAAAAGAAACATTAGACATTACTGTAAAAGATATAAAAGAACAAGAAGTATATATGGGAGAAATTCCTTTAATGACTACCAATGGAACCTTTATAATTAACGGTACTGAGAGAGTAGTTGTATCTCAATTACATCGCAGCCCAGGGGTATTTTTTGATAGTGACAAAGGAAAAACACATTCATCAGGAAAAGTTTTATATAACGCTCGAATCATTCCATATAGAGGATCATGGTTAGACTTTGAATTTGATCCTAAAGACAATTTATTTTTTCGTATCGATAGACGAAGAAAACTACCTATAAGCATTATCTTAAAAGCATTAAATTATAATACAGAACAAATATTAGACACATTTTTTAAAAAAAATATTTTTAAATTTACTGAAAACAGCATCTTAATGAAATTAGTTCCACATAGACTACGAGGCGAAACAGCATCTTTTGACATATGTATCGATAACAAAACTTATATAAAAAAAGGTCAACGAATTACTGCGCGACATATCAATATACTAAAAGAAAAAAAAATCCATACAATTAAAGTTCCCACTGAATATTTAATAGGAAAAATATCGGCTAAAAATTACTTCAATAAAAAAACTAATGAAATTATTGTATCTGCTAATACAGAACTAAATATTAATATTATAAAAGAACTAAAAAATAATGAATATACTAATATCGAAACTATTTTTACCAACGATTTAGACCACGGTCCATATATTTCTGAAACTCTAAATATCGATCCAACACATGATAAACTCAGTGCTCTAGTAGAAATTTATCGTATGATGAGACCAGGCGAACCTCCAACACGCGAAGCAGCTGAAAACTTATTTGAAAATTTATTTTTTAGTGAAGAAAGATATGACTTATCCTCAGTAGGTCGCATGAAATTTAATCGTTCTTTGCAAAAACAAAACATCACAGAAAGAGGAGTACTCAATCAATCAGATATAATTAGTGTTATTAAAAAGTTAATTGATATTCGAAACGGACATGGAGAAATTGATGATATTGATCATTTAGGAAACCGTCGTGTTAGATCAGTAGGAGAAATGGCAGAAAATCAATTTCGGATTGGACTAATTCGCGTAGAACGAGCAGTTAAAGATCGATTATCTTTAGGAGACTTAGACATGCTTATGCCTCAAGATATGATCAATGCTAAACCTATTTCTGCAGCAATAAAAGAATTTTTTGGATCTAGTCAATTATCTCAATTCATGGACCAAAATAACCCTTTATCAGAAATTACGCATAAACGTCGTATTTCGGCGTTGGGATTAGGAGGATTAACTCGAGAAAGAGCAGGATTTGAAGTACGAGACGTACATCCTACACACTATGGACGAGTATGTCCCATTGAAACACCAGAAGGTCCTAATATTGGATTAATCAACTCTTTATCAGTATATGCACAAACCAATTCATATGGATTTTTAGAAACACCGTACCGAAAAATACATAATGGAAAAGTTACAAATGAAATTAAATATTTATCTGCAATTGAAGAAGGTAATTTTATTATTGCTCAAGCAAATACAAACTTAGATGAAACAGGCGCATTTGTTGAAGATTTAATAACTTGTCGCTATAAAGGTGAATCAAGTTTATTTAATAAAAATCAAATAAATTATATGGATGTATCAACACAGCAAATAGTATCCGTAGGAGCGTCATTAATTCCTTTTCTCGAGCATGATGATGCTAACCGAGCGTTGATGGGAGCAAATATGCAACGACAAGCCGTACCTACCTTACGTTCTGAAAAACCATTAGTAGGTACAGGAATGGAAAGAGCAGTAGCTGTCGATTCAGGCGTAACAATAATAGCAAAGCGAGGAGGGATAGTTCAATATGTCGACGCATCTAGAATAATTATTAAAGTTAAAAAAAATGAAATAAATTCAGAAGAAGCCGGGATTGATATTTATAATTTAAAAAAATATACACGATCTAACCAAAATACATGTATTAATCAGATACCATGTATTTCGCTAGGAGAAAACGTAGAAAAAGGAAACGTATTAGCTGATGGACCATCAACCGATTTAGGAGAACTAGCATTAGGACAAAATATGCGAGTAGCATTTATGCCATGGAATGGATATAACTTTGAAGATTCAATATTAATATCAGAAAAAGTTGTTCAAGAAGATAGATTTACTACTATTCATATTCAAGAACTAGCATGTATTTCTCGCGATACTAAATTAGGTTCCGAAGAAATTACTTCAGATATACCAAATGTAGGTGAAGCTGCTTTATCAAAATTAGACGAATCTGGCATTGTTTATATTGGAGCTGAAGTCAACGGAGGTGACATCCTTGTTGGAAAGGTTACTCCAAAAGGAGAAACACAACTAACACCAGAAGAAAAACTATTAAGAGCTATTTTTGGAGAAAAAGCTTCAGACGTTAAAGATTCTTCTCTTAGAGTACCTAATGGAGTTTTAGGAACAGTAATTGATGTTCAAATATTCACTAGAGATGGAGTAAAAAAAGATAAACGAGCTTTAGAAATTGAAGAAATGCAATTAAAACAAGCAAAAAAAGATCTAACTGAAGAACAAAAAGTATTTGAATTAGGATTATTTACTCAAATTAAATCCACGCTTATAAATTCAGGAATGAACATTGATCAGTTAAACAAAATACCTAAATCAGAACTATTTAAAGTTAAAGTAACTAATAATTTATACCAAAAAAAAATACATAAACTATTTTTAAAATATGAAGAATTAAAAAAATGTTTTAATAAAAAATTAGAAACAACACGAAATAAAATAACCCAAGGTGATGATTTAGCCCCTGGTGTATTAAAAATTGTAAAAGTATATTTAGCAGTCAAAAGACACATTCAACCAGGTGATAAAATGGCTGGACGTCATGGAAACAAAGGAGTTATTTCTAAAATAAATCCCATAGAAGATATGCCATACGATCAAAATGGACTTCCTGTTGATGTTGTATTAAATCCATTAGGTGTACCATCTAGAATGAATATTGGACAAATTTTAGAAACACATTTAGGATTAGCATCAAAGGGACTAGGTAATATCATCGATACTATGCTAAAACAGCAAAAATCAATTCTGAATATCCGAAAATTTATCCAAAAAGCTTTTAACTTAGGAAATAATACTAGACAAAAAACAAATTTAAATAATTTTTCTGACGATGAAATATTATCTTTAGCTAAAAATTTCAAAAATGGTATACCAATCTCAACACCTGTATTTGACGGAGCACAAGAAAGCGAAATTAAAGCATTATTAAAACTAGCTGATCTTCCATCATCCGGGCAAATAACATTATTTGACGGCCGCACTGGAGAAAAATTCGAAAGACCAGTAACTGTAGGTTATATGTATATGTTAAAGTTAAATCATTTAGTCGATGATAAGATGCATGCTCGATCTACTGGATCATATAGTTTAGTTACACAACAACCATTAGGAGGAAAAGCACAATTCGGAGGTCAGCGCTTTGGAGAAATGGAAGTATGGGCACTAGAAGCATACGGTGCTGCATATACCTTACAAGAAATGTTAACAGTAAAATCTGATGACGTTAATGGGCGAACTAAAATGTATAAAAATATAGTTGATGGAAACTATAAAATGGAGCCGGGAATGCCAGAATCTTTTAACGTATTATTAAAAGAAATTAGATCATTAGCTATCAATATAGAATTAGAGAATGAATAG
- the rplJ gene encoding 50S ribosomal protein L10 — protein sequence MLDFKKKKELVTQINLIAKTALSIVVANPQGIKSNDITQLRKLARKSNVKLGVYRNTLLNLGIKNTPFECLKNILIGPTLIAYSSEHPGSAAKLLKNFSMSQSSNPNFKILGAVFEGKAISGSNINSLADIPTFNEALRRFIIIAKEISAGKLLRILVSIKNIKENS from the coding sequence ATGTTAGATTTTAAAAAGAAAAAAGAATTAGTTACCCAAATAAATTTAATAGCCAAAACAGCATTATCAATAGTTGTTGCCAATCCCCAAGGCATAAAATCTAATGACATTACTCAACTTCGAAAATTAGCTCGAAAATCAAATGTTAAACTAGGTGTTTATAGAAATACTTTACTAAATCTAGGAATAAAAAACACTCCATTTGAATGTTTAAAAAACATATTAATAGGCCCTACGCTAATTGCGTATTCTTCAGAACATCCAGGCAGTGCAGCTAAATTACTAAAAAACTTTTCCATGTCACAAAGCTCAAATCCAAATTTCAAAATTTTAGGAGCTGTGTTCGAAGGAAAAGCCATATCAGGCTCAAATATTAACTCACTAGCTGACATACCAACATTTAATGAAGCACTACGTCGTTTTATAATTATAGCAAAAGAAATATCTGCAGGAAAACTATTACGCATATTAGTATCTATTAAAAATATAAAAGAAAATTCATAG
- the rplA gene encoding 50S ribosomal protein L1 yields MKKLTKKQNLFKTFLNHTKKYDIDEGITLLKKMATSKFIESLDVAINLGINPKNTNQNIRNTTILPHGIGRLIKVAVFTQGENEKIAKKFGAEFVGLHNLIETVKTKTILFDVAIATPDVMPYVSQLGPILGPRGLMPNPKLGTITEKLEYAIKNAKSGQIHYKNDKNGIIHISIGKINFENTKIKENLNALISSLKQSKPSQSKGTYIKQVVISTTMSSGIKIDLNTLNNAS; encoded by the coding sequence ATGAAAAAATTAACTAAAAAACAAAACTTATTTAAAACATTTTTAAATCATACAAAAAAATATGATATAGATGAAGGTATCACGCTACTAAAAAAAATGGCAACTTCAAAATTTATAGAAAGTTTAGATGTTGCTATAAATTTAGGAATAAATCCAAAAAATACAAACCAAAACATAAGAAATACAACCATTTTACCTCATGGAATTGGACGATTAATTAAAGTAGCAGTATTTACTCAAGGAGAAAACGAAAAAATTGCAAAAAAATTTGGTGCAGAATTTGTAGGATTACATAACTTAATAGAAACTGTCAAAACTAAAACAATCCTTTTTGATGTAGCTATAGCAACTCCAGATGTTATGCCTTATGTTAGTCAACTAGGTCCAATATTAGGCCCCCGAGGTCTAATGCCAAATCCTAAACTAGGAACTATCACTGAAAAACTTGAATATGCAATAAAAAATGCAAAATCAGGGCAAATACATTATAAAAATGATAAAAACGGAATTATTCATATTTCTATTGGAAAAATTAATTTTGAAAATACAAAAATAAAAGAAAATTTAAATGCTTTAATATCTTCTCTTAAACAATCTAAACCATCACAATCAAAAGGAACATACATCAAACAAGTAGTTATTTCGACGACAATGAGTTCGGGAATTAAAATAGATTTAAATACATTAAATAACGCGAGTTAA